cccgcaaataaacggggcggggcgggcatagttgaagatgcgggcctaaaacctagccccgccccgcaaaaaagtgagggcggggcgggcaaagcccgcgggcattgcaccttttaagcctaaaaacataaaaatttatgaaaatgcacatgcccgcaaaagcccgcgttgAAAACGGGGCGGGACGGGGCGGTCACATTAGAGGgtgagggcctaaaaccttggcccgccccgcactaaagtgcgggtaaaacgggcatgcccaacgggccgggcccgttttgccacccctagtgatTCCCCCCTAAGGTGAGATGAGCACAAAGCTAAAGTTAAACCTCAAGATTTTGATCTTGATCAATGATTGGAAAGCAAATGTTTAAAGAatattagggtcaaaaattggggtatgacagggttgTTCTTGGAAACTTAGATGACTATTTTCTTATAActcatttataatattttgtaacAATTTTTGAAAGTATGATGAATCAGAGAGTTGCTTTGTCTCCACAAATAGATCGTTTGATCGAActgaataaataaattattgtgTTTATTGTCTTTACTTTATTTTTTCTACCAAGTTAAAattatatcttattaaattaAGTAAATTTTGTTGAataccatttattttaatttccgtTCTTTGTCCTTACCGATCCAATTTTTTAGTGTGATTAATCCTTTCACTTTTCACATGTAACACCTTATACAATGATCTACAttattaaaaagtaaataaaaatacaaattattattaacttaaaGGATATTGGGATACATTTTGCCTAAAATTTATCATATAACTACTAAATTAGTAACCTTTTCCTCTAGAAATAACATAGAGAAAAAGAAAACTTACTTATACAAGTAGCAAACATTACAATCAATACATTTTAACTTAATAATAAAGCTAGTTGAAGAGAACAATAAGACACACAAACAAACCCAAACACACACTATATGTAAATGAAGCTTAATTACAATTATCTGGAGGAGTGAGATTACATTCTTTAGGAAGTGAAGCAGCAAGAGTTGGATCAATTCCAAGTAAAGGTAACTCCACTGAGTTCTTATAAGAGCAAAGACATTGCAAATCAGCACCAGTAAGTGCCTCACAGCATTTAGGAGTTGGCTTAGTTGGATCTGGCTGTGTAACTGATGGCTTGCAAGCATCAAGTCCATCTTCATTCATTTTACATAAGCTGATCCCATTGGAGAGTTTCAACATACAAGACATCATTAGCACCATCAGAAGAAACAGTGACACCAACTTCATTTGTTGTTTCATCATAAATAATGTTACAAACTCAATGAATGTGGTTGTTGTGGCTAAGGTGTGTGAAATTATGTATGGATTTTGGAATTTATTTATA
This genomic window from Vicia villosa cultivar HV-30 ecotype Madison, WI unplaced genomic scaffold, Vvil1.0 ctg.000081F_1_1, whole genome shotgun sequence contains:
- the LOC131623801 gene encoding putative lipid-transfer protein DIR1 — its product is HILLQSFSSINKFQNPYIISHTLATTTTFIEFVTLFMMKQQMKLVSLFLLMVLMMSCMLKLSNGISLCKMNEDGLDACKPSVTQPDPTKPTPKCCEALTGADLQCLCSYKNSVELPLLGIDPTLAASLPKECNLTPPDNCN